One window of the Amycolatopsis mediterranei genome contains the following:
- a CDS encoding roadblock/LC7 domain-containing protein encodes MTASGQGTFGWLITDFVRRVPGAAHAVLVSADGLLLAPSEGLPQERAEQLSAVASGLISLTAGAARCFEAGGVNQTVVEMERGYLFLMSVSDGSSLAVLAAPTCDIGTVAYEMTLLVERVGQQITPELRAQLQGGVRG; translated from the coding sequence GTGACGGCTTCCGGCCAGGGCACGTTCGGCTGGCTCATCACGGACTTCGTCCGCCGGGTACCCGGTGCCGCGCACGCCGTTCTGGTGTCCGCGGACGGGTTGCTGCTGGCACCGTCGGAGGGGCTGCCCCAGGAACGTGCCGAGCAGTTGTCGGCGGTGGCGTCCGGGTTGATCAGCCTGACGGCGGGCGCCGCGCGCTGCTTCGAAGCGGGCGGTGTCAACCAGACCGTGGTGGAGATGGAGCGCGGCTACTTGTTCTTGATGTCCGTTTCGGACGGTTCGTCGCTGGCGGTGCTGGCCGCGCCGACGTGCGACATCGGCACGGTCGCCTACGAGATGACCCTGCTCGTCGAGCGGGTCGGCCAGCAGATCACCCCCGAACTGCGCGCACAGCTCCAGGGCGGCGTGCGTGGGTAG